Sequence from the Guyparkeria hydrothermalis genome:
AACACGCCACCAGCCTCCTTCACGATGACCGACAGCGCGGCAATGTCGAGCACGTTGACGTCCGACTCGACCACCAGATCGATCGCCCCGCGCGCCAGCAGGTGGTAGTGGTAGAAGTCGCCGTAGCCACGGGTGCGGTTGACCTCGGTGACCAGCGTCGCTAGACCTGCCCAGCCGACCGGCTGATGTGCCAGCGTGGCGAGGTTGCCCACGGACAGGGTCGCATCGGCCAGCGAGTCGATCGTCGAGACACGCGCCTGCTGGTCCATGTAGAAGGCGCCACCACCCTTTTCCGCGTAGGCGTATTCACCGAACACCGGCGCGCTGGAGACGCCCAGGATCAGCTCGTCGCCCTTCATCAGCGCGATCTGGGTGGAGAAGAACGGGTACTCGCGCACGAAGCTCTTGGTGCCGTCGATCGGATCGACCAGCCAGGTGAACTCCGCCTCCGGCTTGGTCTTGCCGGTCTCCTCGCCGTAGAAGCCGTGTTCCGGGAAGGCATCGAGGATGACCGCCTTGATCGCCTTCTCAGTTTCCACATCGGCGACCGTCACCGGCGTGGCGTCCTCCTTGATCTCGATCTCCACGTTCTGCTGCCAGTAGCGACGAACGACGGCTTCGGCCGCGCGCGCGGCGGCAAGGGCGGTTTCGAGGTATTGGCTCTGCATGACGCGTTTCCTGGTTTTTATCTGGATTTCCTGCCGGATCTCGGCGTGATGGGCGGCATTGTACCCGAGACCCGTTTCGACCGGAGCGTGAGGCTCAGCGGCGCATGCCGCGCAGCCATTTGAAGACGTTGATCAGCGATGACAGTGCCTGGGCGACGTAGGTGAAGGCCGCCGCACGCAGGATGCGGCGGGCGGGTCGGCGATCGGCGCGCTTGAGCAGGCCGGTCTCCTTGAGCATCGGCAGGGCCCGGTTGAAGCTCGCGTCGAGCTCGGTCGGCAAGGTCGCCAGATGGGCGAACACCGGCACGGCCATGGTCATCACGCCGGCGGCGAACATGATCAGGCCGGCAAGCGGCCCCTTCTGGATCACCGAGACCACGGGGATGGCCAGCAGGATCCAGCCGGCAATCCGCTGCGCCCACTGGGTGCGCTCGACCACCTCCTGGCGGCGCTGGAACGGCGGGTAATCTTCGGCGTCCTGCAGGGCATGACCCACCTCGTGCGCGGCCACCGTGATCGCCGTGAGCGACCGCCCGGCAAAGTGGGCCGATGACAGGCGCACCGCCCGGTCGGACGGGTCGTAGTGATCGCCCGAATCGGTCTTCTCCACCTTGACGTACTCGAGGTGGTGGCGGTCGAGCAGGTAGCGGGCGAGATCCGCGCCGCTGAAATCGAAACGGTCGGCCGGCTGGCTGTGACGGCGCATCACCCGACCGACCCACCAGCCGGGCAGGTAGGAGAGCGCGGCCATCAGGCCCAGGCCGATCAACAAACCAACGCCCATCAGGGTACCTCGAAAAACCGTCGAGAGCCGCCCGAGTGCAAGGAGCCGCGGAGCGAATGACGAGACATATCAAACCGATAGGCGAGGAGTGAGTGAGCACGCGACGCTGCAATCGGGTGGCGCAACAGATTTCTCGAGGTACCCATCAGTCCTCCGGCCGTCCACGGTCGATCTGATAGATCAGGTCGCCCGACTGCGACTGGGCACTGCTGGAGAGCTCCAGGTGCAGGAACTTGTTGATGCGATAACGCGTGATCACTTCGCCGACTCCGTCGAATACGCCCACGGCATAACGGACCAGTAGATTCTCCCCGATGCGCTTGCCCACGCTCAAGCGCGCGCCCTCGGCGCCACCGGACGTGGTGAAGCCGATCTCGTCGATGCCGAACACCGAGCGCACCTGCTGGGCCATCTGGTCGCCCTGCCGAATGCCCAGCCCGGCAATGGCGTTCAGGAGCAGCGAGGCATCGGCATCGCTGCCGGCGGACAACTCCCGACCGGTCAGCAGGAGCGACAGGGCATTGCTCGGGGAGGTCGGCGGCCGCGAGAATACCTCGGTCTCCGGCGACTCTAGCGGCCCGACGATCTGCAACCCGACGACCGTGCCCTGCTCGTCCTCGATCTTCCGGGTCGCGACCACATCCAGTCCCGGTGACGTCAGTGGACCGGCGAAGGTCAGCCGCCCGCGTTCGACCATCAATGTCTGGCCGTAGGCCTCGTAACGCCCGTCGACCAGCCGGATCTCGCCAAACGCGCCGACCGGCTGTTCCGGCCGCAGGCGCATCTCCATTCCGCCGGTCAGGCGCGTTGCCAGCCCCTGGCCTCGCAGGCTCACCGAGTCGCCCAGCACCACGTTGATGTCGCCGGTCAACGGATAGCCGGCCTTCCTTGGCTCCGGTTCCTTGCCGACGATCACCAGGTCCTCGGAATTGCGGCGGGCATTCTCGGGCAGCCGGGCGACGTTCGCGATCGCCAGCGGCACATGGATGCTGCCCGACAACCGCCCGCCCGACGGCGTGAACTCGCCTTCGAGGTCCGGCCGGGCATCCAGCGCCAGGCTGGGTAGACGCAGGAGCGGGATGGCCTCGCCACCCAAGGTGGCGGAGAACCGCCAGTCGTCGAGGGCCCTGAGATGCCCGGAGCCGTCGAGCTGGATGCGTCCGCGACTGGCCGGCATCGCCGTCTCGGTGACATGCCGCCCCTCGAAGACGGGCTTCGGCGGCGTGTCGGCCTCGCCGAGCAGCGAACCGGTCAGCTCGAGCTGGCCCGCCTCGTCGATGCGCAGTTCGACACGCCCGTCCCGATAGGAGGTGCCCGTCGGCAGCGACGAGAAACCGAGGCCCCGACCGGTTAGACGCCCTGCCAGTTGCGGAGCGTCCAGCCTACCGCTCAGCGTCATTTCGCCGCCGAGCGTGCCGGTCACGTCGCTCACCGGGGTCTGGATCGGCCCGACCAGACGGTCGGCCAAGGTGAACAGCCGGGCAAGGTCGGCCTGCCGGAGAGACACGTTGCCATCGAGACTGCGGTCGGCCAGCCCGATCGTTCCCTGCCCATCGACCATCAACCAGTCCTCCACGCCGCCGGACAACGCGGCTTTGACCCGCTCATCGGCAAGTCGGGCCGTCAGGCGCGTCTCGGGGTAGGTAACCGCCTCCGGCTCGTCACTCTCTCCGCCTGCATTATCGATGCGCAGTTCGCTCGCCGGAAGGACCAGCGACAGATCCGCCATCCGCCCGTCCGGGCCGAGATCAGCCTCGGCATCCAGCCGCATCCGACCGGCCCACGTCACATTGGCCGGGGCATCGCCGCGCCATTGCGCCCACAGGGTCTGCAGACCGAGATCGCCCTTTATGCTGGCCTGCGTACGGCCATCCTGCCGTTCGGCATCAAGGCACACCGACCCGTCGGCGGTGGACACCGTCGACTTGAGACACAAACCGTCGATCCGTTGCGCCGACGGCGAGAGCAGCATGTCCGCCGCCGCGGGGAGTCGCCAGCCCCCCGCCCAGGGGGACTCCAGCGTCAAACGGGCAAGCTGTCCCCGCCAGGCGCCCTCTCGCCAGCCACCGTTTGCTTCGATGTGGGCATCCGCCGCGCCCTCGATGTCGATCATCCAGCGATGGTCCGTGCGCCGGCCGGCCAGCTCGACGGCCAGCCGGTCGAAGATCGGTGGCCCGCCCGCCGTGGATCGCAGGCCGACCGCCTCAAGCGACAGTTGCGCCGGACGATCCGCCGGCGCCTCGTCCGACGGCGGATCGAGGCGCACGACGGTCTGGGCACGTTCGAGGCGGTAGCCGGCCAACTGCAGTCCCCTGGCATCAAGATCGAGTCGGCCATGAGGTGCGACCAGCGGACCGGCGGCCTCTACGTCCATGTTGATCTTGCCTCTGGCTGTCTGCGGGCGAAGCGCTGCCAGGTCCACGCCGGGCAGACGGTCGACCAGATCCCAGGGCAAGTCGGCAAGATCGGGGATCGACAATCCGGCCTCGAGGGCCTCGATACGCCACCGGGCCCAGTCGGACGAGAGCATCAGATCGCCACTCGCCGCCAGCTCGCCACCGGGGGCATCGAGCGCCAACTGCCCCACCGACAGGCGACCGCCATCCAACCGACCGATCAGGCGCGCCTCGGCCGATCGGGCCACCTGGCCGTCGCGATGCTCGCTGACGCGCAACACCCCGCCTTGCAGGTCGACGCGACTCGACTCGATCCAGTCATCAATCGTCAGCTTGCGGCGCCAGTCGGGCAGCTGGCCGTCGAGTCGACCGCGACTGGCCAGACGCATGGCCCCGTGCTTTTCATCTCCGCCCGCGATCGGCAGCGCATCGATCTGCCACTCGGCGGCAAACGTGCGCTCGGGGGTCAGGTGTCCATCAAACGCCAGCTGGCCGCCGGCCGCGGAGCCGCTCAGTTCGGCGGTCGCCCGCGTCTGTTCTGCGCGCAGGTCGAGGGTCACGTCGTCGAGCGTCTCGCCGGCGAGACGCCCCGTCAGCCCGGACAACAGCACCTTGCCGCGCGCCGGCAGCCAGCCGTCGGCGGCCTCCAAGTGGGCATCGAGATCGAAGTCCAGCGTGCCGGGCAGCGACGGCTCGACCCATGCCGGGTCCAGAGAGCGCGCCTCGCCGACCAGATCGAACGACCAGCGCGGTGCCCAGCGCGCCTCGCCACGCAAATCGAGGTGGCCACCAAGCGAATCGACCCGCAGCGACTCGAGATCGAGCCGCTCGGTATCGAGCACCATCCGCCCGCACACCGATGCCGGCACACCGTCGGTACCGATCCAGGCCAGGCGCGGAGTCAATGTCACCCCGTCGCGGATCGAGCCATCGGCCGTTATCGGCCCGCTCAGCCAGCCGCGCGGATGGTCGACCAGCAGGTCCAGGCGTGCCGTCAGCGGCATCTCGCCGGCGAGACCGGCGGCCACTTCGCCCCGACCGTTCACCCGGAGTGAGTCGGGCAGGCGCAGGTCGAGCGCCTGCAGCCGCATGGACAGCTGCGGGGACTGATCACGAGCCTCCAGGCCGGCACTGAGACGGGCTTCGACCAGTTCATAGCGCGCCTCGCCCTGGCGAACCACGACACGGTTGGCTGAAAACTGTTCGAGGTCGATGGCAATCGGCGGGATCGCGGGCAGACCGGCCGGTTGATCGGTCGCATTCGGCTCCGGAGCAGGCGGCAGTTCGACCTCGGCCCCGTCGACCGACAACTTCGGGATGTGCAAC
This genomic interval carries:
- a CDS encoding zinc metallopeptidase, giving the protein MGVGLLIGLGLMAALSYLPGWWVGRVMRRHSQPADRFDFSGADLARYLLDRHHLEYVKVEKTDSGDHYDPSDRAVRLSSAHFAGRSLTAITVAAHEVGHALQDAEDYPPFQRRQEVVERTQWAQRIAGWILLAIPVVSVIQKGPLAGLIMFAAGVMTMAVPVFAHLATLPTELDASFNRALPMLKETGLLKRADRRPARRILRAAAFTYVAQALSSLINVFKWLRGMRR
- a CDS encoding translocation/assembly module TamB domain-containing protein is translated as MVWARRVVLVIGWSVVLATLLLLVGLWWLTSTPSGVQWGVAQAERHLGALTVDEVSGTPWRGMRVAGLSWTPEQGANLRFEAASLQVDPGELWRARLHIPKLSVDGAEVELPPAPEPNATDQPAGLPAIPPIAIDLEQFSANRVVVRQGEARYELVEARLSAGLEARDQSPQLSMRLQALDLRLPDSLRVNGRGEVAAGLAGEMPLTARLDLLVDHPRGWLSGPITADGSIRDGVTLTPRLAWIGTDGVPASVCGRMVLDTERLDLESLRVDSLGGHLDLRGEARWAPRWSFDLVGEARSLDPAWVEPSLPGTLDFDLDAHLEAADGWLPARGKVLLSGLTGRLAGETLDDVTLDLRAEQTRATAELSGSAAGGQLAFDGHLTPERTFAAEWQIDALPIAGGDEKHGAMRLASRGRLDGQLPDWRRKLTIDDWIESSRVDLQGGVLRVSEHRDGQVARSAEARLIGRLDGGRLSVGQLALDAPGGELAASGDLMLSSDWARWRIEALEAGLSIPDLADLPWDLVDRLPGVDLAALRPQTARGKINMDVEAAGPLVAPHGRLDLDARGLQLAGYRLERAQTVVRLDPPSDEAPADRPAQLSLEAVGLRSTAGGPPIFDRLAVELAGRRTDHRWMIDIEGAADAHIEANGGWREGAWRGQLARLTLESPWAGGWRLPAAADMLLSPSAQRIDGLCLKSTVSTADGSVCLDAERQDGRTQASIKGDLGLQTLWAQWRGDAPANVTWAGRMRLDAEADLGPDGRMADLSLVLPASELRIDNAGGESDEPEAVTYPETRLTARLADERVKAALSGGVEDWLMVDGQGTIGLADRSLDGNVSLRQADLARLFTLADRLVGPIQTPVSDVTGTLGGEMTLSGRLDAPQLAGRLTGRGLGFSSLPTGTSYRDGRVELRIDEAGQLELTGSLLGEADTPPKPVFEGRHVTETAMPASRGRIQLDGSGHLRALDDWRFSATLGGEAIPLLRLPSLALDARPDLEGEFTPSGGRLSGSIHVPLAIANVARLPENARRNSEDLVIVGKEPEPRKAGYPLTGDINVVLGDSVSLRGQGLATRLTGGMEMRLRPEQPVGAFGEIRLVDGRYEAYGQTLMVERGRLTFAGPLTSPGLDVVATRKIEDEQGTVVGLQIVGPLESPETEVFSRPPTSPSNALSLLLTGRELSAGSDADASLLLNAIAGLGIRQGDQMAQQVRSVFGIDEIGFTTSGGAEGARLSVGKRIGENLLVRYAVGVFDGVGEVITRYRINKFLHLELSSSAQSQSGDLIYQIDRGRPED
- a CDS encoding inositol monophosphatase family protein, with the protein product MQSQYLETALAAARAAEAVVRRYWQQNVEIEIKEDATPVTVADVETEKAIKAVILDAFPEHGFYGEETGKTKPEAEFTWLVDPIDGTKSFVREYPFFSTQIALMKGDELILGVSSAPVFGEYAYAEKGGGAFYMDQQARVSTIDSLADATLSVGNLATLAHQPVGWAGLATLVTEVNRTRGYGDFYHYHLLARGAIDLVVESDVNVLDIAALSVIVKEAGGVFTDLEGNGVGLDTTTVCAAATPELHQIARKRLGY